In one window of Lewinellaceae bacterium DNA:
- a CDS encoding trypsin-like peptidase domain-containing protein — MKKINNYSINSLVIFLVYNVLLTFFSCGQAKMDNSAMETSIPIDTIGTTVAPNQRIIDSLKFEISRLKNNDHTDQFEDLKKAIYIIYNIIDSNNINRGTAFVIDQSGVAISNYHVVENAFAIVAFKTGDTNVINVEILEFNPELDYAILGLDPTIRPYMTIPIASNLAPVGSDCFAIGHPLGLDYTVTKGIISSYRKDKNWIQTDVAITHGNSGGPLLNHNLEVIGVNTGGIDGQSLNFALNIQMIPYQQYINLISTEQNISTQTATVSDQPMSKLKEPSFNSSSKVCLDKAVRSYFEAIVYDDFQNLEAICAPTLIQFENERNVKKSEVRKILQKKGLDKSGYEVEKAIVEWDNIQYQNNSVSADYIITFRNSNKKYIISHIKATIHLNSQCEIVRAQTELINSF, encoded by the coding sequence ATGAAAAAAATTAATAATTATTCGATTAATTCATTAGTGATTTTCTTAGTTTATAATGTTTTATTAACATTTTTTTCTTGTGGTCAAGCCAAAATGGATAATTCCGCTATGGAGACAAGTATACCTATCGATACTATTGGGACTACCGTTGCACCAAATCAAAGGATAATAGATAGTTTAAAATTTGAAATATCTAGACTTAAAAACAATGATCATACCGATCAATTTGAAGATCTGAAAAAAGCCATTTATATTATATACAATATCATAGATTCAAATAACATTAATAGAGGTACGGCATTTGTCATTGATCAATCTGGCGTGGCAATAAGCAATTACCATGTTGTTGAAAATGCATTTGCGATAGTTGCATTTAAAACTGGAGATACTAATGTTATCAATGTTGAAATTTTAGAATTTAATCCCGAATTGGATTACGCCATTTTGGGATTAGATCCAACGATACGTCCATACATGACCATTCCTATAGCCTCAAATCTTGCTCCGGTTGGGAGCGACTGTTTTGCCATCGGTCATCCACTTGGCTTGGATTATACTGTTACAAAAGGAATCATTTCAAGTTACAGGAAGGATAAGAATTGGATTCAAACAGATGTAGCAATAACTCACGGAAATAGCGGAGGACCGTTATTAAACCATAATCTTGAAGTTATTGGAGTAAATACAGGTGGAATTGATGGACAAAGTTTAAATTTTGCTCTTAATATCCAAATGATACCCTATCAACAATACATTAATCTAATTTCTACTGAACAAAATATTTCGACCCAAACTGCAACAGTTTCAGACCAACCTATGTCAAAACTCAAAGAACCAAGCTTCAATTCGTCATCCAAGGTCTGCCTCGACAAAGCCGTGCGGTCCTACTTTGAGGCAATCGTTTACGACGACTTTCAAAATTTAGAGGCAATTTGTGCCCCCACACTGATTCAGTTTGAAAATGAACGTAATGTAAAGAAGTCCGAGGTAAGGAAAATATTACAAAAGAAAGGCCTGGACAAGTCTGGTTATGAGGTGGAGAAGGCAATTGTTGAATGGGACAATATTCAATATCAGAACAACTCTGTCTCCGCAGATTATATTATTACATTTAGGAACTCAAACAAGAAATACATCATATCTCACATAAAAGCAACCATTCATTTGAATAGTCAATGTGAAATAGTACGCGCGCAAACTGAGTTGATTAATAGTTTTTAA
- a CDS encoding endonuclease/exonuclease/phosphatase family protein has product MKLILLYYLLFFQLILFGQQLTLISWNIRDFGKSKDSLEMVTIAKTIRDADIIAIQEVVAKDPGGAQAVARLADQLNRLGTKWDYRISDPTNSPSPYRSERYAYLWKPSKVILIGRPQLDKELATVCDREPFIGRFRDLKTKKEFILVNFHSRRYNEHPEDEVVTFQYYKDRFEIPVVIAGDFNLDDKHPVFSPMYEQGYQASIKNQATTIKSKCDHGYYLNHAIDNIFIPGDYKILEGRVIDFIKDCSNLDAALMISDHVPVSVRIGIY; this is encoded by the coding sequence TTGAAGCTTATACTCTTATATTATCTTTTATTCTTCCAATTAATTCTTTTCGGGCAACAGTTGACTCTGATCTCGTGGAACATTCGAGATTTTGGAAAATCGAAGGATAGTCTTGAAATGGTCACCATTGCAAAGACGATAAGGGATGCAGATATTATTGCTATTCAGGAAGTTGTAGCAAAAGATCCAGGTGGTGCACAGGCAGTGGCTCGACTAGCCGATCAGTTGAACCGGCTGGGCACGAAATGGGACTATCGCATCAGTGATCCGACCAATAGCCCTTCGCCTTACCGGTCAGAACGTTATGCCTATTTGTGGAAGCCCTCAAAGGTGATATTGATTGGCAGGCCACAACTGGACAAAGAATTGGCGACTGTATGTGATCGGGAACCATTTATAGGACGATTCAGGGACCTAAAGACAAAGAAAGAATTCATTCTAGTTAATTTTCATTCAAGGAGGTATAATGAACATCCGGAGGATGAGGTGGTAACTTTTCAGTATTATAAGGATAGGTTCGAGATACCAGTAGTCATTGCTGGTGATTTCAATCTGGATGACAAGCACCCTGTATTTTCACCTATGTATGAACAAGGCTATCAAGCAAGTATAAAAAATCAAGCCACAACAATAAAGTCTAAATGTGACCATGGCTACTACCTAAACCATGCTATAGACAATATTTTCATCCCAGGCGATTATAAAATCCTCGAAGGTAGAGTAATTGATTTTATCAAAGATTGCTCAAATCTTGATGCAGCACTAATGATTTCGGATCATGTGCCTGTGAGCGTGAGGATTGGGATTTATTAG